The following are encoded together in the Humulus lupulus chromosome 5, drHumLupu1.1, whole genome shotgun sequence genome:
- the LOC133778526 gene encoding ribosome biogenesis ATPase RIX7, which produces MEQKGYLLSALSVGVGVGVGLGLASGQTVGKWGGNVPPNTITVEKMEQEMLRMIDHGRETKEQVTFADFPYYLSEQTRVLLTSAAYVHLKHAEVSKYTRNLSPASRAILLSGPAELYQQMLARALAHYFEAKLLLLDVTDFSLKIQSKYGSSNNGSCFKRSISESTLERLSGLFGSFSGLQQREEPQGGTLRRQSSGVDIRSRGVEGNSTAPKLRRNASAAANISNLGSQSNANQGPLKRESSWCFDEKLLIQSLYRVLASVSKTSPIVLYLRDVEKFLCRSQRIYNLFQKMLNKLTGSVLILGSQVVDPKDDYRELDEKISALFTYTIEIRPPEDESQHVSWKSKLEEDMRMIQVKDNRNHIMEVLSANDLDCDDLESICIEDTMVLSNYIEEIVVSAISYHLMNNKNPEYRNGKLIISSKSLSHGLSIFQEGKFDGKDSLKLEVKAEPSKEGESKEAVKGKPEATSAAKAPEVAPDNEFEKRIRPEVIPASEIGVTFADIGALDEIKESLQELVMLPLRRPDLFNGGLLKPCRGILLFGPPGTGKTMMAKAIAKEAGASFINVSMSTITSKWFGEDEKNVRALFTLAAKVSPTIIFVDEVDSMLGQRSRAGEHEAMRKIKNEFMTHWDGLLTKPGERILVLAATNRPFDLDEAIIRRFERRILVGLPSVDNREMILKTLLAKEKTEERLNYKELATMTEGYSGSDLKNLCTTAAYRPVRELIQQERLKDLEKKQKALAEAPNTKVSSAETVSSEKTKESGNGKEETGIILRPLNMEDFRQAKNQVAASFAAEGSIMNELRQWNEQYGEGGSRKKEQLTYFL; this is translated from the exons TGAACAGACAAGAGTACTACTAACAAGTGCAGCCTATGTACATCTCAAACACGCAGAGGTTTCTAAGTACACTCGAAACCTTTCTCCTGCTAGTCGTGCTATTTTGCTTTCAGGCCCTGCTG AACTTTACCAGCAAATGCTCGCCAGGGCTTTGGCTCATTACTTTGAAGCCAAGTTGTTGCTGTTGGATGTAACGGATTTTTCACTAAAG ATTCAGAGCAAATATGGTAGTTCCAACAATGGATCA TGTTTTAAAAGGTCTATTTCTGAGTCAACCCTAGAGCGATTGTCAGGCTTATTCGGATCATTTTCTGGACTTCAACAAAGGGAGGAACCCCAAG GTGGTACCCTGCGTAGACAGAGCAGTGGCGTTGATATCAGATCCAG AGGAGTAGAAGGTAATAGTACTGCGCCCAAGCTTAGGAGAAATGCCTCTGCCGCTGCTAACATCAGTAACCTTGGTTCTCAGTCCAATGCAAATCAAG GCCCTCTTAAGCGGGAAAGCAGCTGGTGCTTTGATGAGAAGCTTCTTATTCAGTCTCTCTACAGA GTCTTGGCTTCTGTTTCAAAAACCAGTCCCATTGTGCTGTACCTTAGAGATGTGGAGAAGTTCTTGTGCAGATCACAGAGGATATATAACTTATTTCAGAAAATGTTGAATAAACTTACTGGATCAGTGTTGATCCTGGGCTCTCAAGTTGTTGATCCTAAAGATGACTACAGAGAATTGGATGAGAAGATTTCTGCTCTTTTCACTTACACAATTGAGATCAGACCACCTGAGGATGAATCCCAGCATGTTAGCTGGAAATCTAAACTGGAGGAAGATATGAGAATGATTCAAGTTAAGGATAACAGAAATCATATCATGGAAGTACTATCAGCTAACGATCTCGATTGCGATGATCTGGAATCAATCTGCATTGAAGACACAATGGTTTTAAGtaattatatagaagagattgtGGTGTCTGCAATTTCTTATCACTTGATGAACAACAAGAATCCTGAGTACAGAAATGGAAAACTCATTATTTCTTCCAAAAG TTTGTCACATGGATTGAGTATATTCCAAGAAGGAAAATTTGATGGTAAAGATTCATTAAAATTGGAAGTTAAGGCTGAACCATCTAAG GAAGGAGAAAGCAAAGAGGCTGTTAAGGGGAAGCCAGAAGCGACATCAGCAGCAAAAGCTCCT GAAGTAGCACCTGACAATGAATTTGAGAAGCGCATAAGGCCAGAGGTAATACCAGCTAGTGAAATTGGGGTGACATTTGCTGATATTGGTGCTTTAGATGAGATCAAAGAATCACTTCAGGAATTAGTAATGCTTCCTCTACGAAGACCAGACCTATTCAATGGAGGACTCTTAAAGCCTTGCAGAGGAATATTACTATTTGGGCCACCTGGAACAGGTAAGACAATGATGGCAAAGGCCATAGCTAAGGAGGCAGGAGCAAGCTTCATCAATGTATCCATGTCTACCATCACCTCAAAATGGTTTGGTGAGGATGAAAAGAATGTCCGAGCTCTTTTCACATTGGCAGCCAAGGTTTCCCCTACTATTATCTTTGTAGATGAGGTTGATAGCATGCTCGGGCAGCGGTCAAGAGCTGGGGAACACGAAGCAATGCGAAAGATAAAGAACGAGTTCATGACTCATTGGGACGGGCTCTTGACAAAACCAGGTGAAAGGATTCTTGTTCTTGCTGCTACTAACAGGCCATTTGATCTTGATGAAGCCATTATCAGGCGTTTCGAACGAAG AATTTTGGTGGGACTTCCATCTGTGGATAACAGAGAAATGATCTTAAAAACTCTACTGGCAAAAGAGAAAACAGAAGAGAGATTAAACTACAAGGAGCTTGCAACCATGACTGAAGGATATAGTGGAAGTGATCTTAAG AATCTGTGCACAACAGCAGCGTATAGGCCTGTAAGGGAGTTAATACAACAAGAAAGATTGAAGGATTTG GAGAAAAAGCAGAAAGCTTTGGCAGAGGCACCTAATACAAAAGTGTCATCAGCAGAAACTGTAAGTTcagaaaaaacaaaagaaagtGGAAATGGTAAAGAGGAAACAGGTATTATTCTCAGGCCCTTAAACATGGAAGATTTCAGGCAAGCAAAGAATCAG GTGGCTGCAAGTTTTGCAGCCGAAGGCTCTATAATGAACGAGTTGAGGCAGTGGAATGAGCAATATGGGGAAGGAGGATCAAGAAAGAAGGAACAGTTGACTTATTTCCTATGA